One part of the Rhizobium rhizogenes genome encodes these proteins:
- a CDS encoding efflux RND transporter periplasmic adaptor subunit, translated as MAKRLGQIVAVLLTGIVLVGCSDEQASAPGAPPPGAVKVVTVKQEELPITNELPGRIAPTRLAEVRPRVSGIIVERVFEQGSLVKEGDVLYRIDPAPFQVRVDSAEGTLRRAQAAQLQARQTADRQQQLRRSNVGSQQEFDNAIAQLAQADAEVAVAEAGVAEARLNLQYANVTAPISGMIGRARITEGALVSATGSENLATIQQLDPIYADFTQPAADLIRLRKALQDGQLMTGPNEAEVNLLFDDGSRYPVSGRLLFSEAAVDETTGQVTLRGEFPNPNGDLLPGMYVRVQIQQGIQKAAFAVPQQAVQRDAGGQASVLVVNAEDTVEQRRVSVGRSIGDRWVISEGLKDGDRVVAEGFQKTAPGAKVKPEPWSAEPDVAAAGNEGAASAETSSETPAAKQ; from the coding sequence ATGGCGAAGAGATTGGGGCAGATCGTAGCGGTGTTGTTGACAGGCATCGTTCTGGTCGGATGTAGCGACGAGCAGGCCTCTGCGCCTGGCGCGCCGCCGCCCGGCGCGGTCAAGGTCGTGACCGTGAAGCAGGAAGAGCTGCCCATCACCAACGAATTGCCGGGACGCATCGCGCCGACGCGGCTTGCCGAAGTGCGCCCGCGCGTCTCCGGCATCATCGTCGAGCGGGTGTTCGAGCAGGGCTCGCTGGTGAAGGAAGGCGACGTGCTCTACCGGATCGACCCCGCGCCGTTCCAGGTGCGCGTCGACAGCGCCGAAGGCACGTTGCGCCGGGCGCAGGCGGCACAGCTGCAGGCGCGGCAGACGGCCGACAGGCAGCAGCAGCTGCGCCGTTCCAACGTCGGTTCCCAGCAGGAATTCGACAATGCCATCGCCCAGCTGGCGCAGGCGGATGCCGAAGTGGCCGTTGCTGAGGCGGGCGTAGCGGAAGCCAGGCTCAATCTGCAATATGCCAATGTCACCGCACCCATCAGCGGCATGATCGGCCGGGCGCGCATCACCGAAGGCGCACTCGTCAGCGCCACCGGTTCGGAAAATCTCGCGACGATCCAGCAGCTCGATCCGATCTATGCCGACTTCACCCAGCCGGCCGCCGATCTCATCCGCCTGCGCAAGGCGCTGCAGGATGGCCAGCTGATGACCGGCCCGAACGAGGCCGAAGTCAACCTGCTGTTCGATGACGGCAGCCGTTATCCCGTTTCCGGTCGCCTACTGTTTTCCGAAGCGGCGGTGGATGAAACCACCGGTCAGGTGACGCTGCGCGGCGAATTTCCCAATCCGAACGGCGACCTTTTGCCGGGCATGTATGTCCGTGTCCAGATCCAGCAGGGCATCCAGAAAGCGGCCTTCGCCGTGCCGCAGCAGGCGGTGCAGCGCGATGCCGGCGGGCAGGCGAGCGTACTTGTCGTGAATGCCGAAGACACGGTCGAGCAGCGCCGCGTCAGCGTCGGCCGTTCCATCGGCGACCGCTGGGTGATTTCGGAAGGCCTGAAGGATGGCGACCGCGTCGTTGCCGAAGGTTTCCAGAAAACCGCGCCGGGCGCCAAGGTGAAGCCTGAACCATGGTCTGCGGAGCCCGATGTCGCCGCCGCCGGCAACGAGGGCGCGGCTTCGGCCGAGACCTCGTCTGAGACCCCGGCCGCCAAGCAATAA
- the gap gene encoding type I glyceraldehyde-3-phosphate dehydrogenase has translation MTDKIRIGINGFGRIGRTVLRAAMARGDVEIVAINDLLPIDHLAYLLKYDSVHGGFPGRVATSENALVIDDRPVRAFSEREPGAIGWAGVGVDVVIESTGFFLTRKAAEGHLAAGAGKVLISAPPDDDTPVFVMGVNAGGYAGQTIVSNASCTTNCVAPLAKALNDAFGIEEALMLTVHATTSSQNTVDGVARKDWRFGRGILENIIPATTGAARMVGRVVPELNGRINGLAVRVPVSDVSMIDLTCRLRDNVSYRDICAMIRTRAAGDMRGILAYCDEPVVSTDMRGNPHSSIFDALAGMQTQGGLTKLVAWYDNEWGYACRCLDMAAHIFRAG, from the coding sequence ATGACTGACAAAATCCGTATCGGCATTAACGGGTTCGGCCGCATCGGCCGGACGGTTCTAAGGGCCGCGATGGCGCGGGGCGATGTCGAGATCGTGGCGATCAACGATCTGCTGCCGATCGACCATCTCGCTTACCTGCTTAAATATGACAGCGTACATGGCGGTTTCCCGGGCAGGGTGGCGACATCGGAAAACGCGCTTGTCATCGATGACAGGCCGGTGAGGGCCTTCAGCGAGCGGGAGCCGGGTGCAATCGGCTGGGCCGGCGTCGGCGTCGATGTCGTCATCGAATCGACCGGTTTCTTCCTGACCAGAAAGGCAGCGGAAGGACATCTTGCCGCCGGTGCGGGCAAGGTTCTGATCTCGGCGCCGCCGGACGACGATACGCCGGTCTTCGTCATGGGGGTCAACGCTGGCGGCTATGCCGGGCAAACCATCGTCTCGAACGCCTCGTGCACGACCAACTGCGTCGCGCCGCTCGCCAAGGCGCTGAACGATGCCTTCGGTATCGAAGAGGCGCTGATGCTGACGGTTCATGCGACGACCTCCAGTCAGAACACGGTGGATGGTGTCGCCCGCAAGGACTGGCGTTTCGGCCGCGGCATTCTGGAAAACATCATTCCGGCAACGACCGGCGCTGCGCGCATGGTGGGCCGGGTGGTGCCGGAACTGAACGGGCGGATCAACGGTCTGGCGGTGCGCGTGCCGGTCTCTGACGTCTCCATGATCGACCTGACATGCCGGCTCCGGGACAACGTCTCCTACCGGGATATCTGCGCGATGATCCGCACACGGGCGGCGGGCGACATGCGCGGCATTCTCGCCTATTGCGACGAACCCGTCGTCTCCACCGACATGCGCGGCAATCCGCATTCCTCGATCTTCGATGCGCTGGCCGGAATGCAGACGCAAGGCGGTCTTACCAAGCTGGTCGCCTGGTACGACAATGAATGGGGTTATGCCTGCCGCTGCCTTGACATGGCGGCACATATCTTCCGGGCCGGATAA
- a CDS encoding TetR/AcrR family transcriptional regulator, with product MKEKSARGRPRQYDADAALGAALLEFRRHGYTATSLDHLSEATKMARPSLYAAFGNKRAIYLRAIAHYIAESGKSRHHALFAAPSLAKALDDYFMMIVAIYSQGDDYPLGCPVLSVITGEATADPVMGAELSAALGRTDARFRERITAARDDGQLPPDTDIDAVADMLAALQHSLAQRARAGAARADLERIARSSIALVLRAAGADPAP from the coding sequence ATGAAAGAGAAGTCCGCCAGAGGGCGCCCCCGCCAATATGACGCCGACGCCGCACTGGGCGCGGCCCTCCTCGAATTCCGCCGCCACGGCTATACCGCCACCTCGCTCGACCATCTGTCGGAGGCAACAAAAATGGCGCGGCCAAGCCTTTACGCCGCCTTTGGCAACAAGCGCGCCATCTATCTCAGGGCCATCGCGCATTATATCGCGGAGAGCGGAAAAAGCCGCCACCACGCGCTCTTTGCCGCCCCCTCGCTCGCAAAGGCGCTCGATGACTATTTCATGATGATCGTCGCAATCTATTCGCAAGGGGATGATTACCCGCTCGGCTGCCCCGTGCTCAGCGTCATCACCGGCGAAGCGACGGCCGATCCGGTGATGGGAGCGGAACTCTCCGCCGCCCTCGGTCGCACCGATGCGCGGTTCCGCGAGCGGATCACGGCGGCGCGCGACGACGGCCAGCTGCCGCCCGACACCGACATTGACGCCGTTGCCGACATGCTGGCGGCCCTGCAGCACAGCCTTGCGCAACGCGCGCGCGCCGGCGCGGCGCGGGCGGACCTGGAGCGTATTGCCCGCAGCAGCATTGCACTGGTTCTCAGAGCGGCGGGTGCTGACCCAGCACCCTAA
- a CDS encoding sensor domain-containing diguanylate cyclase: protein MSETIDTNVFNLAPVAMWIEDFSEVKGQFDIWRAQGVEDIRAFLLEDLSRVAACSQKIRVIQVNARTLELFEARDQAHLVDNLHRIFRDDMLESHVNELSELWAGRTEFTSNAVNYSIGGRRLDIQLRGAVIPGHEETLGRLLLTTEDVTEREEARRKELFNRRYAEGMFKHSPVSLWVEDFSRVRRLIEEVRDRGIVDFRVFMDVHPEFVRQCMSEIRVIDVNRATLDLFCAPDRQVLLQRLGDIFRGEMEKPFREQLMELWNGNLTHHREVVNYALDGSERHVLLHFSVFPGHEHDWSLVQVALTDITARKKAEAYLEYLGKHDVLTKLHNRAFYSDELNRLERSALRPVSAIVIDLNGLKDANDKLGHDAGDALLRRVGEVLNGVVTAPNHAARIGGDEFTILLPGADRQIAAAMVETVYELLKINNQFYSSAPLSLSLGVATSEAGETMESLVRRADMNMYEQKNAYYAALRNRPADNSDTTKPCPQSETTPLKRLF, encoded by the coding sequence ATGAGTGAGACGATCGATACCAATGTCTTCAATCTTGCGCCCGTGGCGATGTGGATCGAGGATTTCAGCGAGGTGAAGGGCCAGTTCGATATCTGGCGGGCGCAGGGCGTCGAGGATATCAGGGCATTTCTTCTGGAGGATTTGTCGCGGGTGGCGGCCTGCTCGCAGAAAATCCGCGTCATCCAGGTCAATGCCAGGACGCTGGAACTGTTCGAGGCCCGCGACCAGGCGCATCTGGTCGATAATCTCCACCGGATTTTTCGCGATGACATGCTGGAAAGCCATGTGAACGAGCTTTCCGAACTCTGGGCGGGCAGGACTGAATTTACCAGCAACGCGGTGAATTATTCGATCGGCGGCAGGCGGCTCGATATCCAGCTGCGCGGCGCGGTCATACCCGGCCACGAAGAAACGCTTGGCCGGCTGCTTTTGACCACGGAAGATGTGACGGAGCGCGAGGAGGCCCGCCGCAAGGAGCTTTTCAACCGCCGTTATGCCGAGGGCATGTTCAAGCATTCCCCGGTCTCGCTGTGGGTGGAGGATTTCAGCCGCGTGCGGCGGCTGATCGAGGAGGTCAGGGATCGCGGCATTGTCGATTTCCGGGTGTTCATGGATGTGCATCCCGAATTCGTGCGGCAATGCATGAGCGAAATCCGCGTCATCGACGTCAACCGTGCGACACTCGACCTGTTCTGCGCGCCGGACCGGCAGGTGCTGCTGCAACGGCTCGGCGATATTTTCCGCGGCGAGATGGAAAAGCCGTTCCGGGAGCAGCTGATGGAGCTCTGGAACGGCAATCTCACTCACCATCGCGAGGTGGTGAACTACGCGCTTGACGGTTCGGAGCGGCACGTTCTCCTGCATTTTTCCGTCTTCCCCGGCCATGAGCATGACTGGTCGCTGGTGCAGGTGGCGCTGACGGATATTACCGCGCGCAAGAAGGCGGAAGCCTATCTGGAATATCTCGGCAAGCACGACGTGCTGACCAAGCTGCACAACCGCGCTTTCTATTCGGACGAGCTGAACCGGCTGGAGCGCAGCGCGCTCAGGCCGGTTTCCGCCATCGTCATCGATCTCAACGGCCTGAAGGACGCCAATGACAAGCTTGGCCACGATGCCGGCGACGCCCTGTTGCGGCGTGTGGGCGAGGTGCTGAATGGTGTGGTGACCGCGCCGAACCATGCGGCGCGCATCGGCGGGGATGAGTTCACCATCCTTCTTCCGGGCGCCGACAGGCAGATCGCCGCGGCTATGGTCGAGACGGTTTATGAACTGCTGAAGATCAACAACCAGTTCTATTCCAGCGCGCCGCTCAGCCTGTCGCTGGGGGTGGCGACCAGCGAGGCCGGCGAGACGATGGAATCGCTGGTGCGCCGCGCCGATATGAACATGTACGAACAGAAGAACGCCTATTATGCGGCCCTTCGCAACCGGCCCGCCGATAATAGCGATACGACGAAGCCTTGCCCGCAGTCGGAAACCACGCCGCTGAAGCGCCTGTTCTGA
- a CDS encoding bifunctional allantoicase/(S)-ureidoglycine aminohydrolase: MAEMKRYYSDMGGLPGQTELLSSKAVFKTAYAVIPKTVMSDIVTSVLPHWTGTRAWIIARPMTGFSETFAQYIVEVQPGGGSERPEPDERAQAAIFVVEGEMTVTFEGAQHALREGSFAYLPAGASWQVKNSGKAPVKFHWVRKAFQAVDGLAPPPAIFSHEDEIAMSAMPDTEGKWATTRFIDPEDVRYDMHLNIVTFEPGATIPFMETHVMEHGLYVLEGKAVYRLNEDWVEVEAGDFMWLRAYCPQACYAGGPGRFRYLLYKDVNRHVKLW; encoded by the coding sequence ATGGCTGAAATGAAGAGATATTATTCGGATATGGGCGGTCTGCCGGGGCAGACGGAACTGCTGTCGAGCAAGGCTGTTTTCAAGACCGCCTATGCGGTCATTCCCAAGACCGTGATGTCCGATATCGTGACGAGCGTGCTGCCGCACTGGACCGGCACGCGGGCCTGGATCATCGCCCGGCCGATGACGGGTTTTTCCGAGACTTTCGCGCAATATATCGTTGAAGTGCAGCCGGGCGGCGGCAGTGAGCGGCCGGAGCCGGATGAGCGGGCGCAGGCGGCGATCTTCGTCGTCGAAGGCGAGATGACCGTAACGTTCGAGGGCGCGCAACATGCGCTGCGGGAGGGCTCGTTCGCCTACCTGCCGGCCGGTGCTTCCTGGCAGGTCAAAAACTCCGGCAAGGCACCCGTCAAGTTCCATTGGGTTCGCAAGGCGTTTCAGGCGGTTGACGGGCTTGCGCCGCCGCCGGCGATCTTTTCGCATGAGGATGAGATCGCCATGTCGGCCATGCCTGATACCGAGGGCAAATGGGCGACGACGCGCTTCATCGATCCCGAAGACGTGCGTTACGACATGCATCTCAACATCGTCACCTTCGAGCCGGGCGCGACCATTCCTTTCATGGAAACCCATGTGATGGAACACGGCCTTTATGTGCTGGAGGGCAAGGCGGTCTACCGGCTGAACGAGGACTGGGTGGAAGTTGAGGCGGGCGACTTCATGTGGCTGCGCGCCTATTGCCCGCAGGCCTGTTATGCGGGCGGACCGGGCCGGTTCCGCTACCTGCTCTACAAGGATGTCAACCGCCACGTGAAGCTCTGGTAA